In Panicum virgatum strain AP13 chromosome 5K, P.virgatum_v5, whole genome shotgun sequence, the genomic window AAGCTGCGAATCCGAGCGCCCGTGAGCTAGCCCCGCCAGTCCCCGCCGCCAGCGAGCGCCCCCCAAGCTAGCCCCGCAGCCGCGCGCCGGCAAGCTCCGTCGGCCGCACAGGTATGGAGCTCCGCCCGCCACCATGGGAGGTCCGCGCGGTCACGCGGATGTGGTCCGCCGCCCTGTCGTGGGGGAGCTCCACCTACCGCGCGCCACACCAGGCGGGCTccacacctccgccgccgctagcaGCGGCTCCGCTGGGCTCGGGGAGGTCCGCCGCCCCAAGGGGGAGCTCCATCTGCCGCAATGTCGGCGGGCTCCGCAGGTCGCGCAGGGAGGTCCGCCAGCTGCGCTCGGGGAGGTCCGCCGGCTGCCGCGCAGGGAAGGAGCTCCGCTCGCCACCACGGGAGCTCCGTCGGCCACGCGCAGGGAGCTGCCGCAGCGAGGAGCTCCGCCGGACACGTCGGGGCACATCGCGGGCCGCGCGTGGGGCTCCGGCAGCCTCCATGGGAGTGTTGCGAGGGGAGTTGAGAAAGACTCATGGaccgggcccacatgtcagtatGGGGGGCAAACGACAATAAGTAACGGATGTCCACAGTAGTGGCACACGGATAAAAGAAACTTAGATGAACGGCACGGAGGAACTTTTTGAAATTTGCATCCTTGCGAGTCGCGCGGGAGACTTTTGCGGCTCAGCCGTGGCAGCAACAGCTTTGGACGACGGCCAAGGGCCGAACCGGCCGGggaagacgccgccgccgcacttctTTTGAGGAAACAATTTCGGGACGGGAGGTTCACGGTCTCTCCATCTCACCACGGCCGCAAATCAGGTGACGCTGATTTGTACGCTCAGCTATAGCATGAGCCTTTTTGTCTTTCGCTAGCCGGTTGAAGTCTCGAACGCCACCAGAAGAAATCCACTCcaacggccgccggcgccgggcgccACTCCCCGCCCGCGCCTAGCGAGCGCGCGGAGGAGAGGAAACCGAGCCCCATGTGAGCACGTGAACCGGCCGCTCCTTGACGGCGGCGCTGTCGTCTGCCCCGCACTACACTACCAACAGCGACGCGAAGCCGAGAAGATGATAGCAGCACGGCGCGCCGGGGTCGGGGCAGCCGTCACCAATCATCACGACCTCACCGGCGCACCCCCATCTTTTCCGGTCTCGTGATAGGACCAAACGAGGTGCCAAAAGCCCAAAACCCCGCCCACAGCATGCCCAACCAGAGAGCTGTGTGGAGTTCGAGCAGAGGGGATGATCCTGCCCTGGCGGGGTGGGCTACCCTACTGGCCATGTGCCGTCAGGTACCCGTCTCGGCAAggctgcagagcagcagcagctgcagctgaCGCTGAGATGTGAACCGACCCTCGCGCTTGCGCCGCAAGCGGACACGCCACGATGGGGCCGAGTGGAGGAGAGATGAGAGCAGCGCGAGCGCGGCAAAAGAAGACAACGGAGAGACTAGCTGGAGGCCGGAGCGATCCGGCAGCCGGCCGACACTTCCGGTACTCTGGTCTCGTGGCCTTCACTGTTCACTCCCAAGGGACCGGAaggtgcggccggcggcggcgagcgagccAAGCGAACAAGAGCGTGGGGGCGTTCTCGTGTTCCAAGCCGCCTCCTGGCGCAGTCACGCGGCTGCTTCTGCTCGTGCGGTGCCACTCGGCGCTCGCTAGTGCCGCGCGCATGCGACCCTGCTGAGGATTAAGGGGCGTCGCCAATTTTTAATCGCCTCCAAGGCGGGGGAATGCGCGAGATCCAGTGATCCATTGGCTAGATTGGCGAGCTCCCTGTCGGCGCGAGGATCTGATTCTCCGCGAATCTGCTGACGAGACGAGATCGTAAAATCGCTGCTTGGATCGCATCCGATGTCCGGGCGATCAGCTGATCACTGATCGGGCGGGCACATTGGCTGCGGCACAAACTACTGAAATAGAGTCGGGTCAAGATTCAagagtgacaagttcagattaCTGGAACATCTCTGCAAAATACGTTAAGGCCACAAAAGCCAAGGCTGTGTTcacttccaaaatttctctctctaaactttactattcatctatcacatcaaattttttacctcatgcatggagcattaaatgtagataaataaaaaaattaattacatagttttgatgtacacaacgagacgaattttttgagcctaattatgtcatagtaggacaacaattaccataaacaaataaaaaataatacagTGTGCCACAATATCCGATATGACCTTTTTTACACGATAGCCAAATCATCAAGCATCGTAGCTCCGACCAATTCCAACGGCGCTCAAAAAGTCAAAAGCGACGAGCATTTCCACTGACAAatgccgtgtttggttgcagcctgtaaattttttgaaaaggcatctttctatatttgaagtactaaacatagactaatcacaaaaataattacagtactcgtctgtaaatcgcgagacgaatctaatgagcctaattaatccatcattagaggttatttactgtagcattactgtagcaatttagcatctgattacagcctaattaggttcattagattcgtctcgccatttacagacagcagtcgcaatgcgttttttatttcgtctagatttaagtctccatgcaagtGCCGGaaaaattttttggaatttggaaaAATGGAACTGAACACGGCCAAAGTTAACGGACGGTGGGCGGCGGCAGTAGAACGTACGAAACCAAACCACCATGGCCTACAccaaactactccctccgtctagAACTTAACGTCTAGAACTTATGTTAAAAAAAGACAGAGGGAGTACTTCACTGAGCTTAACGTCTAGAACTTGGATTAGCCCAAGGCTTTCAAAGGGAAACAGCGCGAAATCGCATCAGCAGCACGGCGctagagaaagatgaaacattCCAATGACACGAGCGGGTTCTCCAACGACTCTTTCCCGCCGCCGTCACGGCCGCCTTGCCCATCGCCACCGGCGGTGGCGTCCGGGGCGCTGTGCTCATCACTTGACACGGTGACGTCGTCGTCTTCCGGCTgcgagggcggcggtggcgaggcgggaggaggcggcggctcctgGGCGCGCCGCGGCGACACGCGGCCGGACGGCCTTATAGGGACAGGCGGCTTccgctgcgcgggcgcggctgggCTGGTGGCGCGACGGTGCTCCGTCGACGGCCGCTTCGCcgcgggcgacggcgaccgccgcacGGAGCGGTCCCGGGGCACgtgccgcggcggaggcggggacgGCGAGGCCCGCGCGCTGCGTGAGCGGACGCCGTaggaggccgccgcggcgcggtcCCGACGCGCGGGCCCCAGATCGGCGGAGACCGGGCGCCTCCTAGCCGACGGCTTCCTCCCGGGCGACCGCTCCGGCCCGGCCACCGAGCTGGTCGCGGCCGACGACTCCGAAGCCGCCTCTGACAGCTCGTCGGTGGCGAGCGAGAGCGACACGCAGCTGCCGAGGTCGCTCACCGCGGCGTCGGTGCTGTACTCCTGCTTCTTCGCCTTCTCCGCTCCTCGCTCCTCCGCGTCGGGGACGGCATTGGCGACGGGCTTGGGCTCGGGCCTCGGCTTGGCGCTCGGCGTCTCCGAGAGCACCTCCttgaccgtctcctcctccGGGGACGGCGGGTCGCGGTCCTGGTCCTCGGGCTCGCACCGGCGCGCCCCGGGCGCCGTGCGGTTCTTGCGCTTCTTGCTGAAACAGCAGCCCATTTCTtctgctgccgccggcgcacTAGGCGGCCATCAAGGTGGCTGACTGGCTGTTGGTGGCTGGGCGTGGAGGACGGGGTCGTGAGGGTTCTCCTCTCCTTGCCTCCTGGGGGTGCTtcgatttgggcggaggagGCGATGGGGATGGGAGCGTGGCGTGGGGTGGGGGACTGGTGGTCAAGTAGGTTCAGGGGTTCGGCGGGGGAGCGGGGCAAGTGGCCAGCGAGCCTGACGACTGTACGAGATTTTTGCTCGCTGCTGGCTTGAAACAGTGGCAATCGGGTACAGTAGCAGAGTAACAGAGTGTGACGAGTGCCAGACTACCAATCCACGAAGGCAAGTGCTCCGTATTATCGGATGGTAATTGCACCGTACCATACCAATTACCAAATCCAGCTGACAAAACATCATTCAAACTTATTCAAATTTATATGAAGTTGCTAAGTTCCATCAGATATGTCAAGACCTCATATCCCATTGAGGCATGGACAGAGGCCAACGGTGCAACTTTAGGAGCATCCTCGCAAAGGAGTTTTTATGTAACACTGTAACAGTATGGCGAGATCCCAGTACGACTCGGCCACTCCTTCCAGAGCAGATTGCTCTGCTGCCCAACCAATCTCCCTTCGAATAAAAGCTTTGTGCCGCTACACATGGCTATGTGTGGTGTGAGAACCGCCTAATTTTCTAGTAACTCGGTCATAGACTTCGCAATTTTAGAAaagttctctatgaaccggcggtaatatcccgcaagtccGAGAAAACTCCGGATGTCATGGACATtctgaggttgcttccaatcaaTAACATCTTGCACCTTGCTAGGATCCCCAGCAATACCTTCCTtggagaggacatgaccaagaaaagatatttcttcaagccaaaactcacatttgctaaacttggcataaagaCGATGTTCTCTAAGTTTTTGGAGGACGATATGaatatgacgagcatgatcttctttggtcttggaataaatgagaatatcatcaatgaagatgatcacaaagacatcaagttcctccatgaagatgctattcatcagatacatgaaataaagccggtgcattggtgaggccgaaggacatgacagtgaattcataaagaccatatctagtagagaaggctgtttttggaatatcttctgttcggatcttgatttgatgataacctaaccttaaatcaatcttggagaaatatcgagctcccgagagttgatcaaataagatatatccgaggaagaggatatttgttcttgacagtgacttcgtttaacggacggtaatcaacacacatccgtaaactatcatctttcttcttcacaaaaagagcCGAGCATCCtcaaggagaggagctcggacgaataAATTCCTTATCCAACAGAATCTTGAGTTGCTTCTTCAATTCATtcaactcattgggaggcattcggtaaggcTGTCTAGAGATAGGAGCAGTCCCGGGCATGAGCTCTATAATGAATtccacctcacgatcaggaggcatacccagtaattcttctggaaagacatccggatactcacaaACCACGGGAATATCCTCCAACACCGTGGCTTTAGTGCTCGCCAAGGCATATAAACCAGATACAACCTTGGCAAGAGACAGTAAAACTCTACTCCCAGAAGGGTGTAAAAGATCAATGGTGCGGCCGTGCGGGGCCCACATTTGATAACTCCGtcatgcttacccaaccaattcatcccaaaaATCACATCTAACTCCAGCTTGTCTAGAATGAGAAAATTGGCTCGAAAAGTAACTCCCTCAATGAGAATTGGAACCTCACTAGCAAAGTGTCTGGCAATGATTTCCCCACCCGGTGATTCTATATGGTATGACACTTGTAGGTTTTGCATCTCAAGCTTACTATGCAGCATAAATTTCTTACTGATGAAAGAAAAacttgctccagaatcaaaaagaaccatagcagggtgagaattgattaggagcgtacccatgagGACTTCGGCATTCTCCGAAATTTCTTCggcggtggtgtagttgaggCGGCCACGTTTAGGAGCTTATTGTGGCTTAACTTCTTGACACTGTGCTTGATGTAGAGGATTATTAGGTCTgggtgcattgaaggcaccgccacgcctcggagaggggcaATCCCTGGAGAAATGACCTGtgccaccacaattgaagcacggaCCCTTTGCAGTAACATTTGGATTGCTCCAATAGGCATTGATtggcctaggagcttgtccttgaggatgttgagggtgacgcacaatccacataggacggGGAGGTTGAGCACCCGGTGCCcgaggtggaaaaggagaaggccccagacgtggacgtgaggagctaccgcctgctgaggtaggagCGGGGTGcttgttctttgcctcaagattctttatcttgtgctcagctctgatagcgatattcaccaagtcattaaagtcttcaaacttggtagtggaGAGCTTGTCTTGCAACTCTGCGGAGAGCCCATCATACAGGCGTTCTTGCTTCTTAGCATCagtggccacttcttcaggtgcatattgggagagggtgttgaaggcattgacataggccatcacatcacgacttccttgagtgagattcaaaaattcatttttcttgatgtccatgatacccttgggaatatggaaggagcgaaaagctttacggaactcctcccatgtgaagcggtagttggcagggtgagatgccttgaagTTCCGCCACCAAACCCTAGGGGCATCATGCAGTTGATGAGCGGCAAATAAAACCTTCTCATATGGCTCACATTCAATAAGACCAAGCTTCTCTTCAATcacattgagccagaaatccgcatcCAGAGGATCTTTGGAACCACGGAAGATGGGAGGATTGGTACGGAAGAATTCTCCGAACCTGTTCACTGGGGGCTCAGCTCTTGGACCATGGTTGCCAACATTGCCCATATGATTGACTATGGTCGCCATATGTTCAGTTTGCCGGGCCAAGACGTCCGCGAGGTTTGGGTGAACTGGAGGATTAGGGAGGGGATCCTCGTTGTTGCGGTTGttattgccacccgaaccatTGGCACCATTCCTTTCGGttcccgaacgcaacaccatcctgttaataaacaaaacggttagcggtcaggaatgaaagatagagaatgatactcaaaggcagggtggaaagataatgtgtagataaaaatctaacacacgATCAACACCGGAGTAGCAACTCGAAGAGATAGAGTAGATTTGGTCCACTAAGATTAGCAAGAACGAGATCAGCGAAAACTAGACCACGATACACTTGATTAGTTAGATGCAGGTTTGAAAACCAAAAGaaagtatgcatgcatgcgaggtatgaatgcaacatgacgtctcctcacatcgtgagcacgccttaacgttctagcACTCACTTACGACCCGAAACAACCGCATTGCCCAGCAGCGCTATAACCCTCCTACTAGCACttaggacaatgggtgattctCACCTTCTCAACCCTGGTAAAAGGCTCAAAAGGTTTCCAGAGGATGAAAGGGTTTTCCTACGCTCTCGTTACTCATGCAGACAAGAGAGGTTAAGCACATCTTAATTAAACAAATGAAGCAATAAGAAGGAATTAGTTCTAAGACCAAAGAAGAAAGGTAGCATTTCACCTtaggttcaaatttttaaccaaagtaaatcttagtgcaagtagtcaaattttatttgactctcaACCTACTATGCCAATTTTAGGTTCACTTCATGAAAACCttagctctgatacccgttgtgagaaccgcctaatttgatactattttaaacgaaccgtcggtcattatcatccagatgagagttaacacgtgcttgccggagagcgtgccacgtgttatcccacatctagagacacgaataaccgacacgtcattcatccaaaataatatcaaatccagtagtcccggtatgtgctccaacatacgcccagaatcagcatatgcacataccgtttacaatcgaatacatcgccaataatccacaaagagcaattttacacacttaatattacaagttcaatataggtgggtttcaaactccacttacaagccttgggctcacgaaagtcatattaaacagaaacgtaaagtttattgtatttacatactctcacgaagctcgattacgataaagacttactaaagtaatgatgccttgctcaaggacatcaatacagccaccacgacctactcttcccccgcgtttggatcagcggggtagaagtggccgaacaccacttccggctcacctgcaactaggtttagaaagcaacctgagtacaaaaggtactcgcaagacttacgcggttaaataagcaaggatcatacattggctcaagtaaaagctttaaggttaagtaattattgcataagcattagctctctacactatcacctatcagaattgaTTAATGTTGCCCAAACCCCTACACAATTTTAGTACATTAAGAGTATACATAATAATGAGGCACAGAGGTGCCATGAATCATTTCCATCAAAACCGGAACTTTCTACGAAGAGTTCAACGtacaaagagcttgctcattaccgagagcgcggcaattcgaattgattataaccttgcaagggtgtactactttacccacacgacgcgaggaccatgcggctcacccaaccgatcatgccgggcaagggggtactcacgtcaaccgttcccaacaaggctcgatcattgaacctcacacctagattacgagtagagacttagttccaccagggacatctctaaactttcctacacataggtccacctggggacacactaaacCTCTCTGCATAGCtcgtagccacgtatctaggactgcacatcaatgatcaagtcagagaaggtaattggctcaaccattccattatattggatatgtggtagcacggaaaggtgctcaaggccgatggcatccactcggtccttaatcgatccaagcggactatgcccatgtgacttcattctctaggccctaccattccgctcgaatctcgatactaccaaactcttaacaacccaaccgaaccagtgcgatcaaggattatcggtaaatgtgatcctccaaaccattcctgtctagcgagcaaaagaagtattctaagcagggctaagcatatagtcaagttaagtaattaactatctaactagtgccaagaatagggataacaaatcaaggaaggatcATGCATAAAGATAGATataaaaatgcaatacatacatactatacatATATAGCCCACAATACCCAAGTGGAATAGCTATACTAAATCAGAttagataggtgcaaggaatatgcttagctgcttgccttggttaacttccggctcgaccacgaacgggactccaggctcgggctcaacggactcggcgggctccacgggttcgttctccgacggctcggtcactataatgcatgaatgcgatgcaagaattaagaaacaaACTAAACAACAATTATAAATCAAGGAAATAAATGAGCATGCATAGAACTATACAAGGAACTCAAAAAAATTGATTTTgtagcaaaagcattttcctataaataaccataaatagatcaattttcagctactctaagcaagataaatcgggaaaggaatgcaaactgaactaaacaaatccaagaaaattatcatagaaactaggcagcaacacaaggctaacaaaactagttttgccATTTTCTCACTTTACAGCAAAAAGTTCTACATTAAACCATtttttggacagcaagcacgaaatcaaaatgaaaccctaaccaacagcaagGAAACACATGAGTAAGTTGCACTACTGGAAACTACACCTTACAaagagtctaacaaaatttagtttgaaatttttagagcaatacacaaataaataagcattaaactcccttttgcaaaataaaactatagataaatctacagcaaagtaacatgcacaacaatatttttactaagtagatctcagctataggaatccaacaaaataagtttcataatttttggagctatacatgaatttctacaaattttgcaaaattgcagAAATATAAAACCTAAGAAAAACCCTAGCAAAATGCTAGGTGTACCCGGACCTGGCCAGCCCAGAGGCCAACAGGCCGGGCCCACTGGCTCGCGATCCACCCGCCGGGTAAAGGCAAAGCACGCGCCTTGACCCGCGCGTGGGCGCGACCACGgcgtcgcgcgcgcgcacgtcgcgcgcgcgcacgtCGCGCGTggcgactgcggcggcggcgcaaggcggcgccggcgtgacAGGGCCGGAGATGGGCCGAGGGCGCGCACACGGCGTggaggggacggcggcgagcctcaccggcgaCAGCGTGGATGTGGAGCGGCGgtgaggaggtggcgcggcggggatgggcggcggcggaccggcaCGACGGCGGCCCTACACAGCGAAGGGGGAGGTCGGGTGAGGGGCGAAATCGGAgtaggagagggaggagaagctCTCCCCGCAAGGAATCGAGCTACGGCTCACCGAGGTCGGCGAATCGAGGCGGCGAgcggagctcggggcggcggtaATGGCGGAGGGCAatgggctagggtttgaggggggAGCGAGACCGGTCGTGCGTGGATAAGGAAAGGGCAAGGGGAAGAGTGAAGCGGCGGCACGGAACGCGaagatggccggcacgtggcgcgTCTCGCGAGGATGAACGCCGGCGACGGGcgacgcgtgcgcgcggcgccgAGCGGAACAGAGAGAGGAGGATGAAGAGGCTGACAAGTGGGGTCCGGCGGgggattttctttttcttctttttaaaaTAGCCCATACTTCACTACGCAGTACTACTTGATGGAAAACCGAAAGACCTTCATGGAAAAAGCCCTTGGGAAATGGAAGGGAAACTGCGTCATTGGCTGTGAAACGCGTACGCAAGTTCTTGCGTAGTTGCATTGTTGGTCTCTACCCGTCCCCGTCACGAATTTTGCTCGTACCATCCCCGGTTTGTTGGTCGAGTGTATGTACAATACTGCAATCGTACATCAATACCAGTGTACCACACAGTACGGCTCTACAGCTTGGCTAGGGCCTAGGGGTCAACCCGATCGGACGGTCGGTAGCCCCGTAGCCGGGTGCAGCGTGCTCGTCCACGTCAGCGTCCCATCTTCTCCGATGGCTGTGTTaacttccaaaatttctctttcCAAACATCACTATTTACCTATCGTATCAAATATTTTACAtcatacatggagtattaaatatagataaataaaaaactaattgcataattttgatgtacacgacgagacgaattttttgagcctggTTAGATTATGGCAGAATaataattaccacaaacaaacaaaaaatattaaaatgtaCTACAGTGTCTGGTGTGATTTTTTCccactattttacggatctaaacacaccctgtcTTGATCGCCGGAGGGCACGTGACGTTGACGTCGATACAAGCAGTACTCTGCCTGCGCATCCTGCAAGCAAGGCCCCGCTGCAATGCAAAGGGTATATGACGGGACTGCCACGCTGCTACTTTCCTAGgatgctgctgctctgctccaGTGGGGTCACATGTGCGTGGCGCAATGTGGTGGCCCCCCCTGGATCTACCAGGCTTAGCTTCTCGCCTGCATACTTTCCTAGgatgctgctgctctgctccaGTGGGGTCACATGTGCGTGGCTCAATGTGGTGGCCCCCCCTGGATCTACCAGGCTTAGCTTCTCGCCTGCAGCCCCCTGGCCATGTTTGTTTGTGGCGTGAAAATGTTTTGATGAGAGATAAATAATGTTTTAATCACTAAttaatagtattaaataaagtctaattacaaaattatctCCACAATTATGGTattgtagcagttgctctagctaatgaggtctttgaccgcacgattagggGATAATTGAGCgcggtcactgtagcatcactgtagccaagcatgatgaaacttggctcattagattcgtctcgaaaagttatatCCATAcctgaaaaaattttgcaaataaacttcatttagtacttcatgcggatattcgtctttttgtgaaattttgaTGGGACATGTAACCAAACCTGGCCGGTGATCCGATTCTGCTGCGTCTATACAACTCCACACGCCTGCACTCTCGCCGTGTGCCCCTGTCGCAGGTCGCAGAAGCGGGAGCGGAGAGCGAGGCACATGCAGCCTGCAGACTTGCGGTTGCGGACATGAACGCTGCCTGCCCGGGCCAGTTGGCTGTGCAAGCACGCAATGGAGGTGTCAGGTGGAGCAAGAGCAACGGCGGAACGGCCGGACGGGAGGAGGAGGGTATTCATTGCACTTCATGGCATGTACGTACGTTGCAGATGTTTGGCTATGCGTTACACGGCTGATCAAATGAGCTTTGACTTGTCTCGAAGTGCCGCGAGCGGCGAGCCGTAAAACCAGTTGCCGTGGAGATTGTCTGTCAAACCGGAATTTCCGTACGCGACCGATTGGGCCCAGACCGGCCCATATATAATACCCGGCCCAAGACAAGCTGGCTATGGTTGTAGCCTCGTCGGGCACGGCCCACAGAGGCACGGGTCCAAAATCATTGTCCAAAGGCGGGTTCGTCCTACAGAGGCCGAACTCGCCTGTAGCCTCGTCGGGCACGGCCCACAGAGGCGGGTTCAGCCCACAGAGGCACGGCCAGTTTGGTTCTTTATGGAAAGAAAATTTGTATCACGGCAAGTCTGCAACTTGCAACACGACCGTGAGAACTTGCACGTGCAATTCATATTCGTTAGTAGCGTGCTGACGTAGCATACGGGTAGAGCTTGGCCTTCACATCCAGCACCTGGCCATGTTTAGATCACAACCTGTAAACccataaacacaaaaaaaaaaacgttaCATCGAGTTTTTGCatggacacatgcatagagtactaaatgaagtctatttataaaactttttgtatgaatgggttgtaaatcgtgagacggatctaatgagcctacttaaactatgttttgcaatagtgatgctacagtaaccgtccaCTAATTATgacttaattagtatcattagattcgtctcgcgatttacaacccatctgtgaaaaaattttataaatagacttcatttaatactttaaattaatAAAATTCCATCGAAAAAAGTTTGTGTTTCATCTAAACACGCCCCTAATCTCAAGGAGGCGagaatcttctcctgacagACAGCAGTCGCGTCACGCCGAGTAACAGGGATTATT contains:
- the LOC120708267 gene encoding serine/arginine repetitive matrix protein 1-like, which produces MGCCFSKKRKNRTAPGARRCEPEDQDRDPPSPEEETVKEVLSETPSAKPRPEPKPVANAVPDAEERGAEKAKKQEYSTDAAVSDLGSCVSLSLATDELSEAASESSAATSSVAGPERSPGRKPSARRRPVSADLGPARRDRAAAASYGVRSRSARASPSPPPPRHVPRDRSVRRSPSPAAKRPSTEHRRATSPAAPAQRKPPVPIRPSGRVSPRRAQEPPPPPASPPPPSQPEDDDVTVSSDEHSAPDATAGGDGQGGRDGGGKESLENPLVSLECFIFL